From the genome of Atribacterota bacterium, one region includes:
- the infA gene encoding translation initiation factor IF-1, which produces MGKEKYVEMKGRVTQALPNATFKVELENGCEILAHISGKIRMNFIRILPGDKVKVEISPYDLSRGRIVYRL; this is translated from the coding sequence ATGGGCAAAGAAAAATATGTGGAAATGAAAGGACGAGTAACTCAGGCTTTACCAAATGCTACTTTTAAAGTTGAGTTAGAAAATGGATGTGAAATTTTAGCCCATATATCGGGAAAAATTAGAATGAATTTTATTCGTATATTGCCTGGAGATAAAGTGAAAGTCGAAATATCCCCATATGATTTAAGTCGCGGTAGGATTGTATACCGTTTGTAA
- the rpsM gene encoding 30S ribosomal protein S13 codes for MARISGVDLPKNKNIETALTYIYGIGFTLSRKILAEAGVNNQTKVKDLKDDEIAKIRDVIGKNIKVEGELRSQQTADIKRLMEIGSYRGLRHKKGLPVRGQRTSTNARTRKGPRKTVGVKRSKK; via the coding sequence ATGGCTAGAATTAGTGGCGTCGATTTACCAAAAAATAAAAATATTGAAACTGCTTTAACTTATATCTATGGTATAGGTTTTACCTTATCTCGTAAAATATTAGCAGAGGCTGGAGTAAACAACCAAACTAAGGTTAAGGATTTAAAGGATGATGAAATTGCCAAAATTAGAGATGTTATTGGTAAAAATATTAAAGTCGAGGGAGAACTACGAAGTCAACAGACTGCTGATATTAAACGACTAATGGAGATTGGTTCTTATCGTGGATTAAGGCATAAAAAGGGGCTACCAGTAAGAGGGCAAAGAACAAGTACTAATGCAAGGACCAGGAAAGGCCCTAGAAAAACTGTTGGTGTGAAAAGAAGTAAAAAATAA
- the rplF gene encoding 50S ribosomal protein L6, with protein sequence MSRIGKLPIVIPEGVSVEVDNRTIKVNKDNQELFHQIPPGIKVKIEDHKIIVERLSDLRLNRSLHGLTRNMIFNMVKGVNVGFEKILEINGVGYRADIKGKDLELNLGYSHPIKVKAPVGIEFIVDKQKTIKIKGADKQLVGKIASEIRSLKKPEPYKGKGIRYLDEHIRRKVGKAGATVGSK encoded by the coding sequence ATGTCAAGAATTGGTAAATTACCTATTGTAATACCTGAAGGTGTTTCGGTAGAAGTTGATAACAGAACAATAAAAGTTAATAAAGACAATCAGGAATTATTTCATCAAATACCTCCTGGCATAAAGGTAAAAATTGAAGATCATAAAATAATAGTTGAGCGATTAAGTGATTTAAGACTCAATCGTTCTCTACATGGATTAACTAGAAATATGATATTTAATATGGTTAAAGGTGTGAATGTTGGGTTTGAAAAGATATTGGAAATAAATGGTGTAGGATATCGAGCTGATATAAAAGGGAAGGATTTAGAATTAAATTTAGGATACTCACATCCAATAAAAGTTAAAGCTCCTGTTGGAATAGAGTTTATTGTTGATAAACAGAAAACTATTAAAATAAAAGGCGCTGACAAACAACTTGTTGGAAAGATAGCTTCTGAGATAAGAAGCTTAAAAAAACCAGAACCATATAAAGGTAAAGGAATTAGATACCTTGATGAACACATTAGAAGAAAAGTTGGAAAGGCAGGAGCAACTGTAGGTAGCAAATAA
- the rpsE gene encoding 30S ribosomal protein S5 → MITEEQEFKESVIFVNRVSKVVKGGRRFGFSAMVAVGDRKGNVGIGYGKAKDVSDAIRKAVTKAKNDMHKIKIRNETIPHAVTGVHGGAKVFLRPASPGTGVIAGGPVRAIIEAAGIQDILTKSLGSDNNLNVVKATMNALLSLKNAREVAKLRGIPVEKIFS, encoded by the coding sequence ATGATTACTGAGGAGCAAGAGTTTAAGGAGAGCGTAATTTTTGTAAACCGAGTTAGTAAGGTGGTAAAAGGTGGAAGAAGATTTGGTTTTAGTGCAATGGTAGCTGTTGGTGACAGAAAGGGAAATGTTGGTATTGGTTATGGGAAAGCAAAAGATGTTTCAGATGCAATTAGAAAGGCAGTTACCAAGGCTAAAAATGATATGCATAAAATTAAAATCAGAAATGAGACAATACCGCACGCTGTAACCGGTGTTCATGGAGGTGCAAAAGTCTTTTTACGTCCAGCCTCTCCTGGAACTGGTGTTATTGCCGGTGGTCCTGTGAGAGCAATAATTGAAGCAGCTGGTATTCAGGATATTCTCACTAAATCATTAGGAAGTGATAATAATTTAAATGTTGTTAAGGCTACTATGAATGCTTTGTTAAGTTTAAAAAATGCTAGAGAAGTTGCTAAGTTAAGAGGAATTCCTGTTGAAAAAATATTTAGTTAG
- a CDS encoding adenylate kinase: MIIILLGPPGAGKGTIASEINKRVAIPIIATGDILRNAIEQKSNLGKKVKNYVISGKLVPDEYVIKIVEDRIKADDCEKGFIFDGFPRTIKQANKLDLVFRRLGISIDQVFYFQTSYHTIINRLAGRRVCIKCGTIYNLNYDPPDITDICNKCGGKLIQRNDDKEETIKNRLEIYNQETFPLVSYYQEKDILTRINADQDVEDRFKDLWNRLIKLDVVAGNSE, encoded by the coding sequence ATGATAATTATATTATTAGGCCCACCTGGTGCAGGAAAAGGTACCATTGCCAGTGAAATAAATAAACGTGTTGCTATTCCAATAATTGCTACTGGTGATATCTTAAGAAATGCAATTGAACAAAAATCTAATTTAGGAAAGAAAGTAAAGAATTATGTTATTTCAGGAAAATTAGTTCCAGATGAATATGTTATAAAAATAGTAGAAGACAGAATTAAGGCTGATGACTGTGAAAAAGGATTTATATTTGATGGATTTCCCAGAACAATCAAGCAAGCAAATAAACTTGATTTAGTTTTTAGAAGATTAGGCATAAGTATTGATCAAGTTTTTTATTTTCAGACTTCTTACCATACTATAATTAATAGATTAGCTGGTAGAAGAGTCTGTATCAAATGTGGAACAATTTATAATCTTAATTATGATCCTCCTGATATTACTGACATCTGTAATAAATGTGGAGGAAAATTAATTCAAAGAAATGACGATAAAGAAGAAACTATAAAAAATAGATTAGAAATTTATAATCAAGAAACCTTTCCCTTGGTTAGTTATTATCAGGAAAAAGATATTTTAACAAGAATAAATGCTGACCAGGATGTAGAAGATAGATTTAAAGATTTATGGAATAGACTTATTAAATTAGATGTTGTAGCAGGAAATAGTGAATAA
- the secY gene encoding preprotein translocase subunit SecY, with translation MLDQLRSLFKIPDLKSRLLFTMAMLIVVRLGSHIPLPGIDKQALASLFAQGGILGFFDLFAGGALSRFSLFALGIMPYINASIIMSLLQSVVPLFEQWSKEGEEGRNKINRITRYGTVLLGLIQAVGISAWLESLQVLMITGMLFRILIVFSLTAGTCFLMWLGEQISDYGIGNGISIIIFTGIVARIPTEIIQTWSLVRVGEVGIISIIGLLVVVVLVIAGVVAIQLGQRRIPVQYAKRVIGRRLYGGQGTHIPLRVNQAGVIPIIFASAILIFPGTIAQFFQKSAFMQKVAQALSPGTSLYLSLYAILIIVFTFFYTAITFNPQNLSDNMKKYGGFIPGRRPGKATAMYIDNIMTRITLSGAIFLAIIAILPNILIEVTGITTIYFGGTSVLIMVGVALEVVQQIESHMLMRHYEGFIKK, from the coding sequence GTGCTGGATCAACTGAGGAGTTTATTTAAAATACCTGACCTGAAAAGTCGTTTATTATTTACTATGGCAATGCTAATAGTAGTAAGGTTAGGAAGTCATATACCACTGCCAGGAATTGATAAACAAGCTTTAGCAAGTTTATTTGCCCAGGGTGGTATTCTTGGATTCTTTGATCTTTTTGCTGGTGGCGCCTTGAGTAGATTTTCTCTATTCGCACTCGGAATTATGCCATATATTAATGCTTCCATTATAATGTCTTTATTACAATCAGTGGTTCCTCTCTTTGAACAGTGGTCCAAAGAAGGAGAAGAAGGTAGAAATAAAATAAATCGTATAACGAGATATGGAACAGTTTTGCTAGGTCTTATACAAGCAGTAGGGATAAGTGCATGGTTAGAAAGTTTACAGGTTCTAATGATAACTGGGATGTTATTTCGAATATTAATAGTTTTTAGTCTAACTGCCGGAACCTGTTTTTTAATGTGGTTAGGTGAACAAATAAGTGATTATGGTATAGGTAATGGCATTTCAATTATTATCTTTACAGGTATAGTAGCTAGAATACCCACTGAAATTATTCAAACTTGGAGTTTGGTTAGAGTAGGAGAGGTTGGAATTATCTCTATAATCGGATTGTTGGTAGTAGTGGTATTAGTTATTGCGGGTGTAGTTGCTATACAGCTGGGACAAAGACGTATACCAGTGCAATATGCTAAAAGAGTTATTGGTAGAAGATTATATGGAGGTCAGGGTACCCACATTCCTTTACGAGTGAACCAAGCCGGGGTAATTCCGATAATATTTGCTTCTGCCATTTTGATATTTCCAGGTACTATTGCTCAATTTTTTCAGAAATCTGCATTTATGCAAAAGGTTGCTCAGGCTCTTTCGCCTGGAACATCATTATACCTTAGTTTGTATGCTATATTAATAATTGTATTTACTTTTTTTTACACAGCAATAACCTTTAATCCGCAAAATCTTTCAGATAATATGAAAAAATATGGTGGTTTTATTCCCGGAAGAAGACCCGGTAAGGCTACTGCAATGTATATAGATAATATAATGACCAGAATTACCTTGAGCGGTGCCATCTTCTTAGCCATAATAGCGATTTTACCAAATATTTTAATTGAAGTTACTGGAATTACTACTATTTATTTTGGAGGTACTTCTGTTCTTATTATGGTTGGAGTTGCTTTGGAAGTAGTTCAGCAAATAGAGTCCCATATGTTAATGAGACATTACGAAGGATTTATAAAGAAATAG
- the map gene encoding type I methionyl aminopeptidase, whose translation MVIIKTNKEIEEIKKSCQLTANTLKYVANRIKPGLKTIQLDQMAETFIKKHGGIPSFKGYGPKGQEFPSSICISINDEIVHGIPGDKILKEGDIVSIDIGTNLHGYFGDIAATFGVGEISNVAKNLIKTTKDCLSAGIKQAIKGNFIGDISYTIQLIAEKNGFSVVREYVGHGVGLKVHEDPQIPNYGKAKTGLKLEKGMVIAIEPMLNQGDYRTICNSDGWTVKTADGSLSAHFEHTIVIYEEGNDILTNLN comes from the coding sequence ATGGTAATCATAAAGACTAATAAAGAAATTGAAGAAATAAAGAAAAGTTGTCAACTGACAGCAAATACCTTAAAATATGTCGCCAATAGAATAAAACCCGGTTTAAAAACAATACAATTAGATCAGATGGCAGAAACATTTATCAAGAAACATGGTGGGATTCCGTCTTTTAAAGGGTATGGCCCTAAAGGACAAGAGTTTCCTTCTTCAATATGTATTTCCATAAATGACGAGATTGTTCATGGAATACCTGGAGATAAGATTTTAAAAGAAGGTGATATTGTAAGTATTGATATTGGTACTAATCTTCATGGATATTTTGGTGATATCGCAGCAACATTTGGAGTTGGCGAGATAAGTAATGTGGCAAAAAACTTAATCAAAACAACAAAAGATTGTTTATCAGCAGGAATTAAACAGGCAATTAAAGGAAATTTTATCGGAGATATTTCATACACTATTCAATTAATTGCCGAGAAAAATGGTTTTTCTGTAGTAAGGGAGTATGTAGGTCATGGAGTTGGATTAAAGGTTCATGAAGATCCACAAATTCCCAATTATGGAAAGGCAAAAACAGGATTAAAATTGGAGAAAGGAATGGTAATAGCCATTGAACCTATGCTAAATCAAGGAGATTACCGAACAATTTGTAACAGTGATGGATGGACTGTAAAGACTGCTGATGGTAGTCTATCAGCACACTTTGAACATACTATTGTAATATATGAAGAAGGAAATGATATATTGACAAATTTAAATTAA
- the rplR gene encoding 50S ribosomal protein L18: MENKKRNARLRRKKGIRKNVYGTSEKPRLSVFRSAKHIYVQAIDDEDSRTIVSISTLDTEVKKEVRYSGNIKAAEITGKIFNNRLKEKGIKKIVFDRNGYLYHGRVKALANQIKL, encoded by the coding sequence ATGGAAAATAAGAAAAGAAATGCTCGGCTAAGAAGAAAAAAAGGCATTAGAAAAAATGTATATGGAACTTCCGAAAAACCCAGATTATCAGTTTTTCGAAGTGCTAAACATATTTATGTACAAGCTATAGATGATGAAGATAGTAGAACCATTGTTTCTATATCTACTTTAGATACTGAAGTAAAAAAGGAAGTTAGATATAGCGGAAATATTAAAGCAGCAGAAATTACTGGAAAAATATTTAACAACAGATTAAAAGAAAAAGGAATAAAGAAAATTGTCTTTGATCGAAATGGTTATTTATATCATGGTAGAGTAAAAGCATTGGCTAATCAAATTAAACTTTAA
- the rplO gene encoding 50S ribosomal protein L15 has translation MEIHELKPNAGSVKSKKRIGRGNSSGHGTTAGRGTKGQHSRSGSKRRWYFEGGQMPLSRRVPKRGFRNVFAKKYAIINTEQLNKFNDGEIITPERLILDGMVKKVRNGIKILSKGEIKKNLIVKAHKFSKEAINKIEAAGGKVEVI, from the coding sequence ATGGAAATACATGAATTAAAACCAAATGCTGGATCAGTAAAATCAAAAAAAAGGATAGGAAGGGGAAATTCATCCGGTCATGGTACTACCGCTGGCAGGGGAACAAAAGGACAGCATAGCCGTTCTGGTTCAAAAAGAAGATGGTATTTTGAAGGTGGTCAAATGCCGCTAAGTAGGAGAGTACCAAAACGTGGTTTCCGTAATGTTTTTGCTAAAAAATATGCAATTATTAACACGGAACAATTAAATAAATTTAATGATGGTGAAATCATTACACCTGAAAGATTGATACTTGATGGAATGGTAAAAAAAGTAAGAAATGGAATAAAAATATTAAGTAAAGGTGAAATCAAAAAAAATTTAATTGTTAAAGCTCATAAATTTAGCAAAGAAGCAATAAATAAAATAGAAGCAGCAGGCGGAAAAGTAGAGGTGATATAA
- the rpmJ gene encoding 50S ribosomal protein L36, producing MKVRASVKKICEKCKLIRRNGKIMVICNNPKHKQKQGK from the coding sequence ATGAAAGTCAGGGCTTCAGTGAAGAAAATATGTGAGAAATGTAAGTTAATTAGAAGAAATGGCAAAATAATGGTGATATGCAATAATCCAAAACATAAACAAAAACAAGGAAAATAA